From the Pomacea canaliculata isolate SZHN2017 linkage group LG4, ASM307304v1, whole genome shotgun sequence genome, one window contains:
- the LOC112562431 gene encoding spermatogenesis-associated protein 22-like — protein sequence MNTHQFFSPPGSSLSTELPQDQVHSENKKKCTQRRTRADQSRKGGTDDKSLCILTLSIGDVKRWCHAQPDSTGPLLFEVFGIVDSAAQKESDCSKFFILRDETGSIGCHFYEIDRHLPNLMRGQWHRCVGMLHSKREELQCLSVRQAGLEERRAAHRRTVLSQRQYYSSLNEQ from the exons ATGAATACCCACCAGTTCTTCAGTCCTCCAGGATCATCCCTGAGCACAGAATTACCACAAGACCAAGttcattcagaaaataaaaag AAATGTACACAAAGAAGAACCAGAGCTGACCAGAGCAGAAAAGGTGGCACTGATGACAAATCTTTGTGCATCTTGACACTGTCCATTGGAGATGTCAAACGATGGTGCCATGCACAACCAGATTCAACTGGGCCATTACTGTTCGAAGTATTTG GCATTGTGGATTCAGCTGCACAGAAAGAATCTGACTGCTCTAAATTTTTTATCCTGCGGGACGAGACTGGTAGCATTGGttgtcatttttatgaaatt GACAGACATCTTCCAAATCTTATGCGAGGGCAATGGCACAG atgcgTAGGAATGCTACACAGTAAAAGGGAAGAACTGCAGTGTCTTTCAGTGCGCCAGGCCGGCTTGGAAGAACGCCGTGCTGCTCACAGGCGTACTGTTCTGAGTCAAAGGCAATACTATAGCTCACTCAACGAACAATAA
- the LOC112561578 gene encoding RUS1 family protein C16orf58 homolog yields MNVFVNMPENFCLREKYGCSKVEKEYCDSPSKCNVHVIDRSPPRTTILQFFRTVFLPQGYPETVSQDYLAYQIWDTVQAFASSLSNSLAAHALLQGIGVGDENATVLAATMTWIMKDGTGMIGRIIFAWLHGSSLDCNAKRWRLFADFLNDIAMCLEILAPLFQAYFRLVVCFAGVCKSIVGVAGGATRAALTQHQARRNNMADVSAKDGSQETLVNLSALLCSIVLLQTVSGHFWLTWIVFSLLTTLHLFANYRAVRAVCMESLNQARLHIIMQDYFSYGTVPDVVTVNLREPVVMIKSQKPNIALGVSFSTACSRYKDFESIKKAYSDLSSKYLLCYSKDRDLLIIVLSHEAEVKDQLQACVQAELLRFLLQKPRQALSPQFQHLVSHLDVDDEVTAMQLTYKASEKLMPSLLQELKSNGWITSYTLLGANEWRASWKFSSSKHD; encoded by the exons ATGaatgtgtttgtaaacatgCCTGAGAATTTCTGTTTGAGAGAGAAGTATGGATGTTCCAAGGTCGAGAAAGAATATTGCGATTCTCCTTCCAAATGCAATGTGCACGTGATTGACAGATCGCCACCACGCACAACTATTCTTCAATTTTTCAGA ACAGTGTTTCTGCCTCAAGGCTATCCAGAGACTGTCAGCCAAGATTATCTGGCTTACCAGATATGGGACACTGTGCAG GCCTTTGCCAGCAGTTTGTCCAACAGCCTGGCAGCCCATGCTCTGCTACAAGGCATTGGTGTTGGGGATGAGAATGCTACCGTACTCGCTGCCACCATGACGTGGATAATGAAAG ATGGAACTGGCATGATTGGTCGTATCATTTTCGCTTGGCTTCATGG AAGCAGCTTGGATTGCAATGCGAAGAGATGGAG ATTGTTTGCAGACTTCTTGAATGACATCGCTATGTGTCTGGAAATTCTGGCACCTCTGTTCCAGGCCTATTTCCGTTTGGTGGTGTGTTTTGCTGGAGTGTGTAAG TCCATTGTTGGGGTGGCAGGAGGCGCCACAAGAGCTGCTCTTACACAGCATCAGGCTCGTCGAAACAATATGGCAGATGTTTCTGCTAAGGATGGAAGTCag GAGACTCTGGTAAACCTGTCAGCTTTGCTTTGTAGTATAGTACTACTACAAACAGTCAGTGGTCACTTCTG GTTGACTTGGATAGTATTTTCTCTGCTGACAACGCTGCATCTGTTTGCTAACTACCGTGCTGTGCGAGCTGTGTGCATGGAATCTTTAAACCAGGCACGTCTGCATATCATTATGCAAGACTACTTCTCTTATGGCACAGTCCCTGATGTAGTTACTGTCAACTTACGTGAGCCTGTTGTGATGA TTAAAAGTCAAAAGCCAAACATTGCCTTGGGTGTCTCTTTCAGCACAGCATGCTCAAG GTACAAAGATTTTGAGTCCATAAAGAAGGCCTATAGTGATTTGTCTTCCAAATATTTACTTTGCTACAGTAAGGACAGAG ACTTGTTGATTATAGTCCTTAGTCATGAGGCAGAGGTCAAGGACCAACTACAGGCATGTGTGCAGGCTGAACTTCTTAGGTTCCTGCTGCAAAAGCCCCGTCAG GCATTGAGTCCACAGTTTCAGCATTTGGTCAGTCACTTGGATGTAG ATGATGAGGTAACGGCAATGCAGCTAACATACAAAGCCTCAGAAAAGCTTATGCCAAGCTTACTGCAAGAATTAAAGAGTAACGGTTGGATTACCAGTTATACACTTCTTGGTGCCAATGAGTGGCGTGCCAGCTGGAAATTCTCGAGCTCCAAGCACGATTGA
- the LOC112561577 gene encoding kinase suppressor of Ras 2-like — MSSVADLDEATNHAIRTCKTNQSMIDFTAKQLNGLRIECATTEEITQTEIKDTESKLIKLFSNQLVAKRRLHADEIPQCVSEYPRVEQWLSVVGLKEEIINNLLQRKIIFDELLIMTETEVQTLLQQYGATQRAIQTLNTALANLKLCTEKQLLGENVTQCDWHFTDLAGASRSTSSSPSGGGSAAASASTDGHASPKYQQHYSVSSLPSNFTAAEDTVSSNSVATFSISGSSNSFDHANSSVDLHSKHRELQSAPHSTPSSPVLSPHLLSNNQRSTPPSTPNASRVKTVSVTKYPSTPPPKKKMLLFPDAQPITKSKSHESQLANRVVDIDPVKSKKKLQTMKQSSSHEALFMRRLSAEGAEMGGISVWGMPGHASPVTSSPIRSPPFKHDSSGGDDTVRYGHSLTVPKSPKTPQTIYQKVHHSSQHRFTSNFVLAPCDLCLAFVIRGKVCKYCKKKFHKDCSNKTPSACAVAEDGVFDGTDSPHSMRRTTNPNIMLPGEDLMLKPNSSMPNFAGSLIPDSGSNTSSCNSSTPSSPALQISSGTTTSPSPAPGSPTISLTQFRFPDVAGNSRTSSLPAELEVLNRDITHGDDVVSTNTSNDSDKTLIDSNTSDRILLDRVDSVDSQDDPLGHSWNRQNSLAATMREWDIPYEDLIISDPIGVGRFGTVHKGHWHGDVAIKVLHLVNDADYQAQLAAFRLELALLRKTRHENLVLFMGACMKPPRLAIVTSFCKGETLYTLIHEKKDTFKINKATIIASQVAQGMSYLHSRSIIHKDLRSKNIFIDSGKVVITDFGLFHVTKICRGNKKDDWLSVPRGWLCYLAPEIIRALKALQHAEKDLPFTKMSDLYAFGTVWYELLCSEWPFRSQPCETVIWQVGRGLKQSLNTVNAPREVKDILMSCWAFSPSERPDFTQITKALERVPRTRLIRSPSHPVHLSRSTEGIFHA, encoded by the exons ATGTCCTCTGTAGCTGATCTCGACGAAGCTACAAACCATGCAATCAGGACGTGTAAAACTAATCAGAGCATGATAGACTTCACAGCAAAACAGCTGAATGGCTTAAGAATTGAATGTGCAACAACAGAGGAAATTACCCAAACAGAGATCAAAGATACTGAG AGCAAGTTGATTAAGCTGTTTAGCAACCAGCTTGTGGCGAAGAGAAGACTTCATGCCGATGAGATTCCACAGTGTGTTTCAGAGTATCCACGTGTAGAGCAATGGCTATCAGTTGTTGGTCTCAAGGAGGAGATAATCAAT AATCTGCTGCAGCGTAAAATCATATTTGATGAGCTGCTCATTATGACTGAAACAGAAGTACAGACACTACTTCAGCAGTATGGAGCAACACAGCGAGCAATCCAGACCCTTAATACCGCCCTTGCCAATCTAAAATTATGCACAG AAAAACAGCTTTTAGGAGAAAATGTCACTCAGTGTGACTGGCACTTTACAGATCTAGCTGGAGCATCCAGGTCAACGTCTAGCAGTCCTAGTGGTGGTGGGTCTGCTGCAGCATCAGCATCAACTGATGGACATGCCTCCCCTAAGTACCAGCAGCATTACTCAGTGTCCTCCCTTCCATCCAATTTCACTGCAGCAGAGGATACTGTGTCATCAAACTCTGTTGCCACATTCTCCATTTCGGGGTCCAGTAATTCTTTTGACCATGCAAACAGCAGTGTGGACTTGCACAGCAAACACCGTGAGCTGCAATCAGCCCCTCACAGCACCCCTTCATCACCAGTGCTTTCCCCTCACCTGCTGTCCAACAATCAGcgcagcaccccaccctcaaccccTAATGCAAGTCGTGTCAAGACTGTAAGTGTCACAAAGTATCCCAGTACCCCTCCcccaaagaagaaaatgctgttGTTTCCAGATGCCCAGCCCATCACTAAAAGCAAATCTCATGAGTCACAGCTTGCCAACCGAGTGGTGGACATTGACCCTGTGAA GAGCAAGAAGAAGTTACAAACTATGAAACAGAGCAGCAGTCATGAAGCACTGTTCATGAGGCGTCTGTCAGCAGAAGGGGCCGAGATGGGGGGAATAAGTGTGTGGGGAATGCCTGGCCATGCTTCACCCGTCACGTCCTCCCCCATTCGTTCTCCACCTTTTAAACATGATTCCAGTGGTGGTGATGACACTGTTCGCTATGGTC ATTCTTTGACAGTTCCTAAGTCCCCCAAAACTCCCCAGACGATATACCAAAAAGTTCATCATTCATCACAACATAG ATTCACCTCCAATTTTGTGCTTGCTCCCTGTGATCTTTGTTTGGCATTTGTGATACGAGGGAAGGTGTGTAAATACTGCAA AAAAAAGTTCCATAAAGACTGTTCAAACAAGACACCATCAGCTTGTGCTGTTGCGGAAGATGGTGTGTTCGATGGGACAG ATTCACCCCACTCAATGCGCCGTACAACCAATCCCAATATCATGTTACCAGGAGAGGATTTGATGCTGAAGCCCAACAGTTCCATGCCTAACTTTGCCGGCTCACTGATACCAGACTCAGGCTCCAATACATCATCATGCAACTCGTCCACTCCTTCCTCACCTGCACTGCAGATCTCCTCTGGCACCACCACCTCCCCCTCACCTGCCCCTGGCTCCCCTACAATCTCTCTGACACAGTTCCGCTTTCCAG ATGTGGCAGGAAACAGCAGAACATCAAGCCTACCAGCTGAGTTGGAAGTGCTTAATCGGGACATCACTCATGG AGATGATGTCGTAAGCACCAATACCTCAAATGACAGTGACAAGACATTGATTGAT AGCAATACATCGGATCGCATTCTGCTGGACAGAGTGGATTCGGTGGACAGTCAAGATGATCCTTTGGGTCACAGTTGGAACCGCCAGAACAGT CTGGCTGCAACAATGCGAGAGTGGGACATTCCATATGAAGATCTTATTATTTCAGACCCAATTGGTGTCGGAAGATTTGGAACTGTGCACAA GGGCCACTGGCATGGAGATGTTGCCATCAAAGTGCTGCATCTGGTGAATGATGCTGACTACCAGGCGCAGTTAGCAGCCTTTAGACTGGAG CTTGCACTACTTCGCAAGACCAGGCATGAAAACTTAGTGCTGTTCATGGGGGCATGCATGAAGCCCCCTCGCTTGGCCATCGTCACGAG TTTCTGTAAGGGTGAAACACTCTACACACTTATCCATGAGAAGAAGGATACATTCAAAATCAATAAAGCCACAATCATTGCCTCTCAGGTGGCTCAG GGGATGAGCTACCTGCATTCACGCAGTATTATCCACAAGGATCTGCGgtctaaaaatatctttatagaCAGTGGCAAGGTTGTCATCACTGACTTTGGCCTGTTTCATGTTACCAAGATCTGCCGTGGCAATAA GAAAGATGATTGGCTGAGTGTGCCTCGTGGCTGGTTGTGTTATCTTGCACCGGAGATTATTCGCGCTCTCAAAGCCCTTCAACATGCTGAGAAAGATTTACCTTTCACCAAGATGTCAGATTTATATGCTTTTGg TACTGTGTGGTATGAGCTGTTGTGTAGTGAGTGGCCTTTTAGAAGCCAACCATGTGAAACAGTCATCTGGCAAGTCGGTCGCGGCTTGAAGCAATCTTTGAATACAGTGAATGCTCCCCGAGAAGTCAAA GACATACTGATGTCTTGCTGGGCTTTCAGCCCAAGTGAACGACCTGACTTTACGCAGATCACCAAGGCACTAGAGAGAGTACCTCGCACACGCCTCATTCGCAGTCCTTCTCATCCAGTCCACTTGTCACGCAGTACAGAAGGAATTTTTCATGCTTGA
- the LOC112561579 gene encoding uncharacterized protein LOC112561579 has product MTEKKTKRNVIIGIDDSEFSEFAFDFYLNQIRKEGDQIIMVHVSEYTSLVQAPVLLTDPVVVTELIKEEEMKVKSLVDKYSNKMKKIHLGGKVKQMAGKVGEAILLAAKEENADMIILGTRGMGKMRRTFLGSVSDFVLHHSNVPVLVCRHKD; this is encoded by the exons ATGACtgaaaagaaaacgaagagGAATGTCATCATTGGCATCGATGACAGCGAATTTTCAGAATTTGCTTTTGATT TCTACCTGAATCAAATTCGAAAAGAAGGAGATCAGATTATCATGGTACATGTTTCAGAGTATACTTCTTTAGTGCAAGCAC CTGTGCTTCTGACTGATCCAGTTGTTGTCACTGAACTGATCAAAGAAGAggaaatgaaagtgaaaagTCTTGTGGATAAATACAGcaacaagatgaaaaaaattcat ctTGGAGGAAAGGTGAAACAAATGGCAGGGAAAGTAGGGGAAGCAATTTTATTGGCTGCCAAGGAGGAGAATGCCGACATGATTATCCTTGGAACTCGAGGCATGGGCAAAATGCGACGTACTTTTCTTGGCAGCGTCAGTGATTTTGTGTTGCATCACTCAAATGTTCCTGTCCTTGTATGCCGCCACAAAGATTAG